One genomic window of Bactrocera dorsalis isolate Fly_Bdor chromosome 4, ASM2337382v1, whole genome shotgun sequence includes the following:
- the LOC105225903 gene encoding kelch-like protein 26, with the protein MAGGVASISQGSSENRANPTCTVCSSSTYSRNANNDNFLQIIHSEALLRGLNALRSAEKLFDVSLIVEGRIFKAHRVVLAACSDYFCAMFTDAMREAHQSEIKLNGINAHGMELLLEYVYTSKLELDRNNVQDVLSVSTHIQMKAAIDACSHFLESQIDLDNCVAIAALADLYSLEPLKMKAYRYMCSRLDEFAQTPDLLSLTLDQFEHVLACNYPVDCSEQRVLEIVLEYCLESDLKPELTRRIFGKVQFHQIGACALNAIKSKWNAEPEPNSIASAYYRILKDEMIKQEMLKLRLSDVYADDLLSAEVLTNTRGMELALVKIGGFETNGLTNRISCYLPSKGKWESLTVIPHIEQCNYGTAVLGNDLYVVGGSYDVCLKEYIHPFGFRYCPAKNKWKSIAPIQADRCRFSLNAMGSHFLYAVGGVCELNENDGGAELWAHDMTVSNCERYDANTDRWEYLPALSENRSQHAGVVLGDQLYISGGIDRHIVLASLWRFDTKSNTWHKLCPMPTPRADHVLIVFDGRIYAFGGWYEDPVTEMRVLADAVDVYDVTTDQWITESRNPMPKYYTGVAAVKRKVYFIGGLLSTATINRATSAVQSYDLDTKQWAFSSEWEYPKEVWESTCAAFYVPRERDNVKYYWDDV; encoded by the exons ATGGCCGGTGGCGTTGCTTCCATTTCGCAGGGTAGCTCCGAAAACCGTGCTAACCCAACATGCACAGTTTGTTCATCATCAACATATTCTCGTAATGCAAACAATGATAATTTTCTGCAAATCATACATTCCGAAGCGTTGTTGAGGGGCCTTAATGCGTTACGTTCTGCGGAAAAACTGTTCGATGTTTCTCTGATTGTGGAAGGACGTATATTTAAG GCTCATCGTGTTGTATTGGCGGCGTGTAGTGATTATTTTTGCGCCATGTTCACGGATGCCATGCGTGAAGCTCATCAATCTGAAATAAAACTGAATGGTATAAACGCTCACGGCATGGAGCTGCTGCTGGAATATGTCTATACGTCAAAATTGGAATTAGATCGAAATAATGTGCAAGATGTTTTATCTGTATCGACGCATATCCAAATGAAAGCAGCCATCGACGCCTGTTCACATTTTCTTGAGTCACAAATTGATTTGGATAATTGTGTTGCAATCGCTGCGTTGGCGGACTTGTACTCTCTGGAACCACTCAAAATGAAGGCCTACCGCTACATGTGTTCACGACTCGATGAGTTTGCGCAAACACCGGATTTATTAAGTCTCACATTGGATCAATTTGAACATGTACTTGCTTGTAATTATCCAGTGGATTGCTCAGAACAAAGAGTTCTCGAAATTGTGCTGGAATATTGTTTAGAGTCTGACTTAAAGCCAGAGCTGACACGCCGTATCTTCGGAAAGGTACAATTTCATCAAATCGGTGCGTGTGCGCTGAATGCCATTAAGTCCAAATGGAATGCAGAACCTGAACCGAACTCGATTGCATCTGCCTACTATCGGATATTGAAAGATGAAATGATTAAGCAAGAAATGTTGAAGTTGCGATTATCCGATGTTTATGCAGATGATTTACTTTCCGCGGAGGTGTTAACGAACACCCGTGGCATGGAGTTGGCCTTAGTAAAGATTGGCGGCTTCGAAACAAATGGACTAACAAATCGTATCAGTTGTTATCTACCATCCAAAGGGAAATGGGAGAGCCTTACCGTTATACCACACATCGAACAAT gCAACTATGGTACAGCAGTGCTGGGCAATGATTTGTATGTGGTAGGTGGCTCATATGATGTTTGTCTCAAGGAGTACATACATCCATTTGGATTTCGCTACTGCCCCGCCAAGAACAAATGGAAAAGTATTGCGCCAATACAAGCGGACCGTTGTCGTTTCTCCCTGAATGCCATGGGTAGTCATTTCCTATATGCGGTGGGTGGAGTTTGTGAGCTAAACGAAAATGATGGCGGCGCCGAACTGTGGGCACACGATATGACAGTTTCGAATTGTGAACGTTACGATGCGAATACCGACCGCTGGGAATACCTACCCGCGTTGTCGGAGAATCGCAGCCAACATGCGGGCGTTGTCTTGGGCGATCAGTTGTATATATCGG GTGGCATTGACCGGCACATTGTACTTGCCTCACTTTGGAGATTCGACACGAAATCTAACACATGGCATAAACTCTGCCCAATGCCAACACCTCGTGCCGACCATGTCCTTATTGTATTCGATGGTCGTATTTATGCGTTTGGCGGTTGGTATGAGGATCCAGTGACTGAAATGCGAGTATTAGCTGATGCGGTAGATGTGTATGATGTAACAACCGACCAATGGATAACAGAATCACGAAATCCAATGCCTAAGTATTACACCGGCGTAGCAGCCGTCAAGCGAAAAGTTTACTTTATCGGCGGCTTACTCTCAACGGCAACCATCAATCGCGCCACATCCGCGGTACAGTCCTACGACTTGGACACAAAGCAATGGGCCTTCAGTTCGGAGTGGGAGTATCCAAAAGAGGTGTGGGAAAGCACTTGTGCGGCTTTTTATGTGCCACGGGAACGTGATAATGTAAAGTACTACTGGGACGATGTGTGA